From a region of the Balaenoptera acutorostrata chromosome 14, mBalAcu1.1, whole genome shotgun sequence genome:
- the LOC130704725 gene encoding uncharacterized PE-PGRS family protein PE_PGRS36-like, whose amino-acid sequence MSRCNVYDLQLLPPRGRRDRVLARRSVLDSRGAVQGEEEGERAPKSERMGERQEEPSGEESRVLTRSPGQGTLIAGKGDTHKGIPEACPGHPHLCGVVDNGALGGVVDNGASGVVVDNGASGVVVDNGASGGVVDNGASGGVVDNGASGSVVDNGASGGVVDNGASGGVVDNGASGSVVDNGASGGVVDNGASGGVVDNGASGGVVDNGASGGVVDNGASGGVVDNGASGGVVDNGALGGVVDNGASGVVVDNGASGVVVDNGASGGVVDNGASGGVVDNGASGVVVDNGASGVVVDNGASGGVVDNGASGSVVDNGASGGVVDNGASGVVVDNGASGVVVDNGASGGVVDNGASGGVVDNGASGSVVDNGASGVVVDNGASGGVVDNGASGSVVDNGASGGVVDNGASGGVVRNGASGGFVDNGASGGEG is encoded by the exons ATGTCCAGGTGTAATGTTTATGATCTGCAGCTCCTCCCACCTCGAGGGAGGAGGGACCGGGTTTTGGCCAGACGGTCTGTCTTGGACTCGAGGGGTGCTGTccagggtgaggaggagggggagagagcccCGAAGTCAGAAAGGATGGGAGAAAGACAGGAGGAGCCCAGCGGAGAGGAGAGCAGAG TCCTGACCCGGAGTCCAGGGCAAGGGACCCTGATTGCTGGCAAAGGCGACACTCATAAAGGGATACCAGAAGCCTGTCCAGGGCACCCACA CCTCTGTGGCGTGGTTGATAATGGGGCACTTGGTGGCGTGGTGGATAATGGGGCATCTGGGGTCGTGGTGGATAATGGGGCGTCTGGGGTCGTGGTGGATAATGGGGCATCTGGGGGCGTGGTGGATAATGGGGCATCTGGGGGCGTGGTGGATAATGGGGCGTCTGGGAGCGTGGTGGATAATGGGGCGTCTGGGGGCGTGGTGGATAATGGGGCGTCTGGGGGCGTGGTGGATAATGGGGCGTCTGGGAGCGTGGTGGATAATGGGGCATCTGGGGGCGTGGTGGATAATGGGGCATCTGGGGGCGTGGTGGATAATGGGGCATCTGGGGGCGTGGTGGATAATGGGGCATCTGGGGGCGTGGTGGATAATGGGGCATCTGGGGGCGTGGTGGATAATGGGGCATCTGGGGGCGTGGTGGATAATGGGGCACTTGGTGGCGTGGTGGATAATGGGGCATCTGGGGTCGTGGTGGATAATGGGGCGTCTGGGGTCGTGGTGGATAATGGGGCATCTGGGGGCGTGGTGGATAATGGGGCATCTGGGGGCGTGGTGGATAATGGGGCGTCTGGGGTCGTGGTGGATAATGGGGCGTCTGGGGTCGTGGTGGATAATGGGGCGTCTGGGGGCGTGGTGGATAATGGGGCGTCTGGGAGCGTGGTGGATAATGGGGCATCTGGGGGCGTGGTGGATAATGGGGCATCTGGGGTCGTGGTGGATAATGGGGCGTCTGGGGTCGTGGTGGATAATGGGGCATCTGGGGGCGTGGTGGATAATGGGGCATCTGGGGGCGTGGTGGATAATGGGGCGTCTGGGAGCGTGGTGGATAATGGGGCGTCTGGGGTCGTGGTGGATAATGGGGCATCTGGGGGCGTGGTGGATAATGGGGCGTCTGGGAGCGTGGTGGATAATGGGGCGTCTGGGGGCGTGGTGGATAATGGGGCGTCTGGGGGCGTGGTGCGTAATGGGGCATCTGGGGGTTTTGTGGATAATGGGGCATCTGGGGGAGAGGGGTGA